The Rhododendron vialii isolate Sample 1 chromosome 5a, ASM3025357v1 genome contains a region encoding:
- the LOC131325082 gene encoding uncharacterized protein LOC131325082 isoform X2: MEEAQKLLSDGLESRLHSNLEDLLSSSPPENMDVDLFTLWAEETLIEDNLVLDILFLAYYECHCRCTGKQWKKLCSLYEGMISGSSNFGRLAMSTEALQSIYHAKVQLLLILIETLDLENLLQMIHDEMPFSQGSTAFSLSDILELDATISSFSAFEEKETGPLILSWAVFLCLISSLPGKEETNVLMDIDHVGYVRQAFEVSSLSYFLEILQSDILKDSDGPIAGYRSVLRTFISAFIASYEISLQLEDNTRNLILAIICKIYRGEESLCIQFWDKDSFIDGPIRCLLCNLEGEFPFRTVELVRLLSSLCEGTWPAECVYNFLDKSVGISSVFEISNASLIDEVSQIVETSLPLSIPGVDGLLIPSNTRGHILKVIDGNAALIRWEYGQSGVLVLLLRLAQKLYLDCTEEVLVTLDLLSRLVSFNMAVCHGFLAIGNSQQLHGAGMNGHLEMHMCINVVDIMCTLVKKSSPNSSGAVMMSMGVNILAKMLKCSPSRIAAAALNTNIFDVALKMNPFNVRSNSLSSGSWLLSGRLANMLLIDCEHNDNCCQLTLSVLDFTMQLVQTGVENDVVLALVVFAFQYVLVNHEYWKYKLKHARWNVTLKVLKVMEMCILSIPYRPILGEVVRDILFCDSSIHSALFRVVCTTAQALEKLYVSRLYDPMEIEGLQLAICSVLDILSSMLSYLSKNVLPSLPVFHQAVLSAANKPIPVVTAMISLLSYFRNPKIQVGAAKVLSVLFVLADCTQPYVFGNAWFGLDEKQMMYLKRSLNRILCELSLLDEDLFVATCKLLTSAAYYQPAFLVAVIAAKENIDVQSSNTTGLKPSNETTSGSLESAEANLLVAILQYVMQSDDLINSKPRILLNVLNFIKALWQAAAQFTSVLDRLRNSENFWRHLSSCFRKNATSSMEVNLSENLTEEEVLSIAYRIQCQSVVLQILAFEMFLQKKLFHAEFAVKQTTESSKDRVWQADDTEKSNDAGLLGLKDVLSSFHEGLVLGNMIKSYASWEYDSDMYLRAKIAAALFSVHAMGKLKNGDTGSLSVAVIEKTRILLKKLSELPSFSELVAQYTHRGHSEGKDMHGLIISDLYYHLQAELEGRKIDPGPFKELSQYLLESNIVQTYRHKYEGDLFEHAKDVYLFDTLRLREELGFNLWDYSDWKASKAAAETMLLCLQDVNYMVLLASSKLSALKSLITVLSTKEEDSSEKTTIGRDIPQHQIHSCIDQVCQCLQSTIESLVPFPDISEDVLDFTATQAELLLLLIRYVGKSLPLPVCVLVLKTSGSVLKVLNDFRPLVSGVKDTMKLLLMLLLSSVKSSCKSSQSGGAVEMESVEAFPEVSNVSLGLLPILCHCTEPTDHCTLSLAIIDLVLKGFLTPNTWFPILKKHLRLQHLVLKLQDRNLISSIPIILKFLLTVARVRDGATMLFTAGFLPSLKMLFSDLSVGNSSSIEIERSNFLPPEKIEMPRDIWGLGLAVVTAMIHSLGDSSSGANIVDYVITYFILEKGYLISHYLNAPEFPFDDHDKKRARSQKTPTSLNALRETEHTLTLICELVKHRNSWMKAMKEMDSPLRERSIHLLAFISRGAQNFRVAPLVCHPVLKEELKWCNEPSVINSRCGWFALTSIDCGLNPRFSAASSKSTALVVKDQGSEVCQTYFSDTIAIQIYRIAFLILKFLCLQAECAIRRAEEVGFIDLAHFPELPMPEILHGLQDQGIAIVTEWCEANKTKQVSAQIQGIFVLLLHTTEMALYLEYCVSQICEIRPVLGHVEDFSKGIKSLMKATEGHAFLKGSVKSLKHVVSFVFPGLLQTEGLL; the protein is encoded by the exons ATGGAAGAGGCACAAAAGCTGCTTTCTGATGGACTAGAAAGCAGATTACATTCTAACCTTGAAGATCTTCTGTCATCCAGTCCTCCCGAGAACATG GATGTTGACCTTTTCACTTTGTGGGCTGAGGAGACACTAATTGAAGATAATCTAGTCCTTGACATCCTTTTCCTTGCATATTATGAGTGCCATTGTAGATGTACTGGCAAACAATGGAAAAAGTTGTGCTCGCTCTACGAG GGGATGATATCTGGGTCTTCCAACTTTGGGAGGCTGGCAATGTCAACTGAAGCACTGCAATCCATTTATCATGCTAAAGTTCAGTTGCTACTTATTCTTATAGAAACCTTGGACCTGGAAAATCTTCTCCAAATGATTCATGATGAAATGCCTTTCAG TCAGGGTTCTACTGCTTTTTCCTTGAGCGACATTCTGGAACTGGATGCAACAATTTCTAGTTTCAGTgcttttgaagaaaaagaaacagggCCACTAATACTATCGTGGGCAGTATTTCTTTGTCTCATTTCGTCGCTTCCAGGGAAAGAGGAAACGAATGTGCTAATG GACATTGATCATGTTGGCTATGTACGTCAAGCATTTGAGGTTTCATCTTTGagttattttcttgaaattcttcAAAGTGATATATTGAAAGATTCAGAT GGTCCTATTGCTGGGTATCGAAGTGTCTTGAGGACATTTATCTCAGCATTTATTGCATCTTATGAGATCAGTCTCCAG TTGGAGGACAATACCCGTAATTTAATATTGGCTATCATTTGCAAAATTTATCGAGGAGAG GAGTCACTTTGTATTCAGTTTTGGGACAAGGACAGTTTTATTGATGGCCCTATTCGTTGCCTTCTTTGCAACCTAGAGGGTGAATTTCCCTTTAGGACCGTTGAACTTGTTCGCTTATTATCATCCCTCTGCGAAGGAACTTGGCCTGCAGAATGCGT GTACAATTTTCTTGATAAATCCGTTGGTATATCATCTGTGTTTGAGATAAGTAATGCTTCCTTGATCGATGAAGTTTCTCAGATTGTTGAAACTTCCCTGCCTTTGAGCATTCCTGGGGTTGATGGTTTGTTAATACCCAGTAATACACGTGGTCATATTTTGAAAGTGATTGACGGGAATGCTGCACTTATACGATGGGAG TATGGACAATCTGGGGTGCTTGTGTTGCTCCTGCGTTTGGCCCAGAAGCTGTATTTGGATTGCACTGAGGAAGTTCTTGTTACGTTAGACTTGCTTAGCCGATTGGTATCCTTTAACATG GCTGTATGTCATGGTTTCTTGGCAATTGGAAACTCGCAGCAACTTCATGGTGCTGGCATGAATGGGCATTTAGAGATGCATATGTG TATCAACGTGGTTGACATCATGTGTACTTTGGTTAAGAAATCTTCTCCGAATAGCAGTGGTGCAGTAATGATGTCCATGGGTGTTAATATCTTGGCAAAGATGTTGAAGTG CTCGCCATCTCGCATTGCAGCAGCGGCTCTAAACACAAATATTTTCGATGTAGCCTTAAAGATGAACCCCTTCAATGTCCGCTCTAATAGTTTATCAAG TGGCTCGTGGTTGTTGTCTGGAAGACTCGCAAATATGCTTCTGATTGACTGTGAGCACAACGATAACTGCTGCCAATTAACTCTTTCAG TGCTAGACTTCACAATGCAGCTTGTCCAGACAGGAGTAGAGAATGATGTCGTCCTGGCTCTTGTTGTTTTTGCATTTCAGTATGTATTAGTTAATCATGAGTActggaaatacaagttgaagcatGCTCGCTGGAATGTGACATTGAAG GTGCTTAAAGTGATGGAAATGTGCATTTTATCAATCCCTTATCGTCCAATACTGGGTGAGGTGGTTCgagatattttgttttgtgaCTCTTCCATCCATAGTGCCCTCTTTCGGGTTGTATGTACAACTGCACAAGCCTTAGAG AAACTCTATGTCAGCCGTCTTTATGACCCAATGGAGATTGAAGGGTTACAGCTGGCAATATGTTCTGTGTTGGATATTCTTTCCAGCATGCTATCTTATCTTTCCAAG AATGTTCTGCCCAGCCTTCCTGTCTTCCATCAAGCAGTGCTGTCAGCTGCAAACAAACCAATTCCAGTTGTTACTGCCATGATATCCTTGTTGTCTTACTTCCGCAATCCT AAAATACAAGTAGGAGCAGCAAAAGTACTGTCGGTCTTATTTGTTCTCGCTGACTGTACGCAGCCATATGTGTTTGGAAATGCGTGGTTTGGTTTAGATGAAAAGCAG ATGATGTATCTTAAGCGTTCTCTCAATAGGATTCTGTGTGAGCTGTCTCTCTTGGATGAAGATCTCTTTGTTGCTACATGTAAACTACTCACTTCGGCTGCATATTATCAG CCGGCTTTTCTTGTTGCTGTAATCGCTGCCAAGGAAAATATAGATGTTCAATCAAGCAATACCACTGGTTTGAAGCCATCAAATGAAACAACTAGTGGGTCCCTGGAATCCGCAGAAGCAAATCTTTTGGTTGCAATTCTGCAATACGTTATGCAGTCGGATGATCTTATCAACAG CAAACCTCGCATACTGCTAAATGTGCTAAATTTTATTAAGGCATTGTGGCAAGCAGCTGCTCAGTTCACAAGTGTTTTGGACCGTCTAAGAAACTCAGAAAACTTCTGGAGACATTTGTCCAGCTGTTTTCGTAAAAATGCTACAAGTAGTATGGAAGTTAACCTGTCTGAAAATCTGACTGAAGAGGAGGTTCTGAGCATTGCGTACCGTATTCAATGCCAATCTGTTGTTCTGCAAATACTGGCTTTTGAAATGTTCCTGCAGAAGAAGTTATTCCATGCAGAATTTGCTGTAAAACAAACTACGGAATCATCAAAGGATAGAGTATGGCAAGCAGATGATACTGAAAAATCAAACGATGCAGGTCTCCTTGGTCTCAAGGACGTGTTGTCAAGCTTCCATGAAGGCTTAGTTTTAGGCAACATGATCAAGTCCTATGCATCATGGGAATATGATAGTGACATGTATCTTCGTGCGAAG ATTGCTGCTGCTTTATTCTCTGTACATGCGATGgggaaattaaaaaatggtgATACGGGGAGCTTGTCCGTAGCAGTAATTGAAAAGACTCGCATCTTGTTGAAAAAG TTGAGTGAACTGCCTTCCTTTTCAGAGTTGGTAGCTCAATATACGCATCGTGGTCACAG TGAAGGAAAGGATATGCACGGATTAATAATCAGTGATCTTTATTATCATCTACAAGCCGAGCTTGAAGGCCGTAAGATTGATCCTGGACCATTCAAAGAGCTCTCCCAGTATTTGCTCGAATCAAATATTGTCCAAACTTATCGGCACAAGTATGAAGGGGATCTTTTTGAACATGCCAAGGATGTCTACTTGTTTGACACCTTACGTCTCCGAGAAGAGTTGGGATTTAATTTGTGGGACTATTCCGACTGGAAAGCATCTAAGGCAGCTGCAGAAACGATGTTGCTCTGCTTACAGGATGTGAATTATATGGTGTTGCTTGCAAGTTCTAAGCTTTCTGCATTGAAATCTTTGATAACCGTCTTATCCACGAAAGAGGAAGAT TCAAGTGAGAAGACAACAATTGGTCGTGACATACCGCAGCATCAAATTCACTCATGCATAGATCAAGTATGTCAGTGTCTTCAATCCACGATTGAATCATTAGTTCCATTTCCCGACATCTCTGAAGATGTCCTTGATTTCACTGCAACTCAAGCGGAACTGCTTCTACTCCTTATCAGATACGTAGGAAAAAGTCTGCCGTTGCCTGTTTGTGTACTGGTCTTAAAAACTTCAGGTTCTGTTCTCAAAGTGTTGAATGACTTCAGGCCCTTGGTTTCTGGTGTGAAAGATACAATGAAGCTTTTACTTATGCTGCTTCTCTCATCAGTCAAGTCAAGTTGCAAGAGTTCACAGTCAGGTGGGGCAGTGGAGATGGAATCTGTTGAAGCCTTTCCTGAGGTGTCCAATGTCAGCTTGGGGCTACTACCCATTCTTTGCCACTGCACTGAACCCACTGACCACTGCACCCTCTCCTTAGCAATTATTGACTTGGTATTGAAAGGTTTCTTGACTCCCAACACATGGTTCCCTATCTTAAAGAAACACCTCCGGCTGCAGCATCTTGTTCTAAAGCTTCAAGATAGAAATTTAATTAGTTCCATTCCCATCATATTGAAGTTCCTTTTGACTGTTGCACGTGTGAGAGATGGTGCCACGATGCTTTTCACGGCTGGTTTTCTTCCGTCTCTGAAGATGTTGTTTTCTGACTTGTCAGTTGGTAACTCTTCCTCCATTGAAATTGAAAGGAGCAATTTTTTACCACCTGAGAAAATTGAAATGCCTCGAGACATTTGGGGACTTGGTTTGGCAGTAGTCACTGCAATGATTCACTCTTTGGGCGACAGTTCTTCTGGTGCTAATATTGTTGACTATGTAATCACTTACTTTATCTTAGAAAAAGGTTATCTAATTTCTCACTATCTTAATGCACCGGAGTTTCCATTCGATGATCATGACAAGAAAAGGGCTCGATCTCAGAAAACACCAACTTCCCTAAATGCTCTTAGAGAAACAGAACATACACTTACGCTTATCTGTGAGCTAGTGAAACACCGGAATTCATGGATGAAGGCAATGAAAGAAATGGATTCACCCTTGAGGGAAAGAAGTATACATTTGTTGGCTTTTATAAGCAGGGGGGCTCAAAACTTTAGAGTTGCACCTCTTGTATGTCACCCTGTCCTCAAGGAGGAGTTGAAGTGGTGTAATGAACCATCGGTAATTAACAGCAGATGTGGCTGGTTTGCTCTTACGTCTATTGACTGTGGATTAAATCCCAGGTTTTCTGCTGCTTCATCTAAATCTACTGCCCTAGTAGTCAAGGATCAAGGATCTGAAGTTTGTCAAACATATTTCTCAGATACCATTGCAATACAGATATACCGGATCGcttttcttattttaaaatttctttgtttGCAAGCTGAATGTGCAATTCGAAGGGCAGAGGAGGTGGGGTTTATTGATCTTGCTCACTTTCCTGAGCTTCCGATGCCTGAGATATTACATGGCTTGCAG GATCAAGGAATTGCAATTGTCACTGAGTGGTGTGAAGCCAACAAAACGAAGCAGGTATCAGCTCAAATTCAAGGTATCTTTGTCTTGCTGCTACATACGACGGAGATGGCATTATACTTGGAATATTGCGTTTCCCAAATTTGCGAGATAAGACCCGTGTTGGGACATGTTGAAGATTTTTCTAAGGGAATAAAATCGTTGATGAAAG CTACGGAGGGGCATGCGTTTTTAAAAGGATCAGTTAAGTCCTTAAAACATGTAGTATCCTTTGTATTTCCTGGATTATTGCAAACTGAAGGACTGTTGTGA